Proteins found in one Quercus robur chromosome 2, dhQueRobu3.1, whole genome shotgun sequence genomic segment:
- the LOC126714394 gene encoding NAC domain containing protein 50-like isoform X2 — MSTQQQDSSSDQCWCRKLHMELPLGLKFRPNDQEIVLYYLLNKVQGNPMLEDSMNVIVDCDVFGDPSAWMKIFQETHMDRLYFYTKLKKKNKHIERSTHSATWRSQKDQELYDDSKTIHYGSKRSFSFVAKNGFNGTGRWTMNEYRLDGEFANTANHDNYVICCISKKENI; from the exons ATGTCGACACAACAacaagattcatcatcagatcAGTGCTGGTGCAGAAAGTTACATATGGAGTTGCCACTTGGTCTCAAGTTTAGACCCAATgaccaagaaattgttctctaCTATCTTCTCAACAAGGTCCAAGGGAACCCAATGTTGGAGGACTCGATGAATGTTATCGTCGACTGTGATGTTTTTGGGGATCCAAGCGCGTGGATGAAgatttttcaagaaacccaTATGGACCGTCTCTATTTTTACACcaaactgaagaagaaaaataagcaCATTGAGAGATCTACACATTCTGCAACCTGGAGAAGTCAAAAAGACCAAGAGCTTTACGATGATAGCAAAACAATACACTATGGGTCTAAGCGAAGTTTCAGTTTTGTCGCTAAGAATGGCTTCAATGGCACGGGAAGGTGGACCATGAATGAATACCGACTTGACGGGGAGTTTGCAAACACGGCTaatcat GATAATTATGTCATTTGCTGCATTTCAAAGAAGGAGAATATCTAG
- the LOC126706940 gene encoding DNA replication licensing factor MCM4-like, whose product MFDYDPDLYTKMVRYPLEVLGIFDIVLMNKVGRINPLFEKHIQTRIFNLKSSTSMRNLNPSDVERMVSLKGMIIRSSSIIPEIREAIFRCLVCGYYSDPVVINRGNFIWVVVMIIGLICVIVIVFVEMNVFSSC is encoded by the exons ATGTTTGATTATGATCCTGACTTGTACACCAAGATGGTTAGGTACCCACTTGAAGTGCTGGGGATTTTCGACATTGTTTTGATGAACAAGGTGGGACGAATTAACCCCTTGTTTGAAAAGCACATTCAAACTCGGATTTTCAATCTCAAGAGCTCCACTTCAATGAGAAATCTTAACCCATCTG ATGTTGAGAGGATGGTATCTCTAAAGGGTATGATTATTCGAAGTAGCTCCATAATTCCCGAGATTAGAGAAGCGATATTTAGATGTCTTGTGTGTGGTTACTACTCAGATCCTGTTGTTATAAATAGAGGTAATTTCATTTGGGTTGTTGTGATGATTATTGGTTTAATTTGTGTCATAGtaattgtttttgttgaaatgaATGTATTTAGTAGTTGTTGA